A stretch of the Acetomicrobium thermoterrenum DSM 13490 genome encodes the following:
- a CDS encoding phosphoglycerate kinase — MKLRIPDPKDVSCKKVLVRVDFNVPMKDGVVTDDTRIKAHLDTLTFLRNSGAHLALVSHLGRPKEGRDPQFSLKPVAEHLKALTGWKVTFIPHCIGEEVTRAVASQQQEEVLVLENVRFYKGETKNDPDFAKELAKPFEVFVMDAFSAAHRAHASTRGVVDYLTSFAGFLIKREIDSLSLVRDNPAHPYVLILGGAKVSDKIGVIENLISKVDHIIIGGGMAYTFLKARGYGIGKSLCEEEKLEYAKEMLELSRSRGVEIHLPLDSVVAPDVKADVPTSVVDLETPIPEDMMALDIGPKSIENFSKIIDKAKTVFWNGPMGVFELEPFRAGTEKVASAVAQVTKNGGHTVVGGGDTAAAVNMLGFSDQMSHVSTGGGASLEFMEGKMLPGIEPLLGE, encoded by the coding sequence ATGAAATTGAGAATCCCAGACCCCAAAGACGTATCATGTAAAAAAGTTCTAGTCAGGGTCGATTTTAATGTGCCTATGAAGGACGGTGTCGTTACCGACGACACGCGCATTAAAGCACACCTTGATACTTTAACGTTTTTGAGAAATAGCGGAGCCCATCTCGCCTTGGTATCCCATTTAGGTCGCCCTAAAGAGGGACGGGATCCGCAGTTTTCGCTTAAGCCCGTAGCAGAGCATTTAAAGGCATTGACCGGATGGAAGGTTACTTTTATTCCACATTGCATTGGCGAAGAAGTGACGCGCGCAGTTGCCTCTCAGCAACAAGAAGAAGTGCTCGTCTTGGAAAATGTACGTTTCTATAAGGGGGAGACCAAAAATGACCCCGACTTTGCGAAAGAGCTTGCAAAGCCCTTTGAGGTTTTCGTAATGGATGCCTTTAGCGCTGCCCATAGAGCACATGCTTCTACACGTGGGGTGGTCGATTATCTGACGTCCTTTGCAGGTTTTCTCATAAAAAGAGAAATCGATTCTCTCAGCCTTGTAAGGGACAATCCGGCTCATCCCTATGTACTTATCTTAGGAGGAGCCAAGGTGTCGGATAAAATAGGAGTTATCGAGAACCTCATTTCCAAGGTCGATCACATCATCATAGGCGGAGGCATGGCATATACCTTCCTAAAGGCTAGGGGATACGGAATAGGAAAATCTTTGTGTGAAGAGGAAAAACTGGAATATGCTAAGGAAATGCTTGAGCTTTCCCGTTCCAGGGGTGTTGAGATTCATCTTCCCCTTGATTCCGTCGTAGCACCAGACGTAAAAGCCGATGTGCCTACATCTGTAGTAGATCTTGAGACGCCAATACCGGAGGACATGATGGCCCTTGATATTGGACCAAAGTCAATTGAAAATTTTAGCAAGATAATAGACAAAGCAAAAACAGTTTTTTGGAACGGTCCTATGGGAGTATTTGAACTAGAGCCCTTCAGAGCCGGTACCGAAAAGGTGGCATCTGCTGTAGCGCAAGTCACTAAAAATGGCGGACACACAGTTGTCGGTGGGGGAGACACCGCTGCGGCCGTGAATATGTTAGGATTTTCCGATCAAATGTCTCACGTTTCCACGGGAGGCGGAGCCAGCCTTGAGTTTATGGAGGGTAAGATGCTTCCCGGTATCGAGCCCCTGTTGGGTGAATAA
- the gap gene encoding type I glyceraldehyde-3-phosphate dehydrogenase, with product MTKKIAINGFGRIGRLFLRALMQYDAQKECEVVAVNDLASPEILGYLFKYDSVHRRYPGEVKVDGDYIIIDGHKIKVCAEPDPSKLPWKDLGVDVVVESTGRFTDGEKAKAHLAAGAKKVIISAPASNEDITIAMGVNEDEYDPTKHVIISNASCTTNCLAPLVKVLHKEFGILRGLMTTAHSYTNDQVTLDFPHKKDPARGRAAGLSIIPTSTGAAKAIGKVIPELKGLLNGIALRVPTPDVSIVDLVAELKKPATAEEINAAMKKYAEGELKGILAYEPGPLVSADFIGDPHSAIFMPNQTMAIDSTVKVFAWYDNEWGYSCRLVDLANYVAKSL from the coding sequence ATGACAAAAAAAATAGCTATAAACGGTTTTGGGCGTATTGGACGTTTGTTTTTGAGGGCCTTGATGCAATACGATGCCCAAAAAGAATGCGAGGTAGTTGCCGTCAATGATTTGGCATCGCCGGAGATATTGGGTTATCTCTTCAAATATGATTCCGTCCATCGTCGTTATCCTGGCGAAGTAAAAGTGGACGGTGATTATATAATTATCGATGGGCATAAGATAAAGGTATGCGCCGAGCCGGACCCTTCCAAACTTCCGTGGAAGGACCTCGGAGTAGATGTCGTTGTGGAATCTACGGGTCGATTCACCGATGGAGAAAAGGCAAAAGCTCATTTGGCGGCAGGAGCTAAAAAGGTAATAATTTCAGCACCTGCCAGCAATGAAGACATCACAATCGCAATGGGAGTAAATGAGGATGAATATGATCCTACCAAACATGTAATCATCTCCAATGCGTCTTGTACCACAAATTGCCTTGCTCCTTTAGTTAAGGTGTTGCACAAGGAATTCGGTATTTTGCGTGGGCTCATGACTACGGCGCATTCTTATACGAACGACCAGGTGACTTTGGATTTCCCCCACAAAAAAGACCCCGCTCGCGGCAGAGCTGCGGGCCTTTCTATAATTCCTACATCTACGGGTGCAGCAAAGGCTATAGGTAAGGTAATTCCGGAATTGAAGGGATTGCTTAACGGAATAGCGCTCCGCGTTCCTACGCCTGATGTGTCCATCGTGGATCTGGTTGCAGAATTAAAGAAACCGGCAACAGCTGAAGAGATCAATGCAGCAATGAAAAAATACGCTGAAGGAGAATTGAAAGGCATTCTCGCCTACGAACCCGGTCCTTTGGTGTCCGCTGACTTCATAGGAGATCCCCATTCTGCTATATTTATGCCAAATCAAACGATGGCAATAGACAGCACGGTTAAGGTCTTTGCATGGTACGACAACGAATGGGGCTATTCCTGCAGGCTAGTCGATTTGGCAAACTACGTTGCAAAATCGCTCTAG
- the whiA gene encoding DNA-binding protein WhiA, with translation MERIDSIFWDEWINSVAFDKSRTDTECSGIIEGIFVKQKMNYAICASLRLYVFRRLYSLWKYTRWSDVNISSYMRVPENKKGRVKLILPFDIYEDISRSKASWAWLRGLFGSCGSIFWPKNGYHLVFRIKNDKLCDKLLAFINAKGIKNTFRNRAGSYEVQVRSHESITRLLAGMELMKTSLMVEEKFIIRSVKSRANKQVNCDTSNIRKSLQAAEKQLYISKLLVKSGIINDLPAYMQDLVLVRLNYPSATLREVGQLLLKPVSKSTVEYRWNKLENIIKEMTDIDLDGGFEEVEFSGS, from the coding sequence ATGGAAAGAATCGATTCAATTTTCTGGGATGAGTGGATAAATAGCGTAGCTTTCGATAAAAGCAGGACCGATACCGAATGTTCAGGAATCATAGAGGGAATTTTTGTCAAGCAAAAGATGAACTATGCAATATGTGCATCGTTGCGATTGTATGTCTTTAGGAGACTTTATTCGCTCTGGAAGTATACGCGATGGTCGGATGTTAATATTTCGTCTTATATGAGAGTTCCCGAAAACAAAAAAGGTCGGGTAAAGTTGATTTTACCCTTTGATATTTACGAAGATATCTCCAGATCAAAGGCCTCTTGGGCATGGTTGCGGGGATTGTTTGGCAGCTGCGGTTCAATATTCTGGCCTAAAAACGGCTATCACCTAGTCTTTCGGATTAAAAACGATAAGTTATGCGATAAGCTATTAGCTTTCATAAATGCCAAGGGAATAAAGAATACTTTCAGAAATCGTGCTGGCAGTTACGAGGTGCAGGTTCGTAGCCACGAATCCATCACGAGGCTTCTTGCGGGCATGGAGCTTATGAAGACCTCTCTTATGGTCGAGGAAAAATTTATAATCCGATCCGTTAAAAGTAGAGCGAATAAACAGGTTAATTGTGACACGTCCAATATCAGAAAAAGCCTTCAGGCGGCCGAAAAACAGCTGTATATTAGTAAATTGCTCGTTAAGTCCGGCATTATAAACGATCTTCCAGCATATATGCAGGATCTCGTACTTGTACGACTAAACTACCCCAGTGCTACTCTTCGGGAAGTCGGGCAATTGTTACTTAAGCCCGTAAGTAAAAGCACTGTAGAATACAGATGGAACAAACTTGAAAACATCATAAAAGAAATGACCGATATAGACCTGGATGGCGGTTTCGAAGAAGTCGAATTTTCCGGCTCATGA
- a CDS encoding gluconeogenesis factor YvcK family protein, giving the protein MSSLVSFFAGAFLGGAVAYIFSKKAADPTNDGMAKDREKNKEKYRDVYLRASRQRLSMGPYVVAIGGGTGLAALLRGLKCFTRNITAVVTVTDEGGSSGRLRQEWGVLPPGDIRNCLLALAEDDSSLNRLLNFRFDRGELTGHSLGNLLLLAATEIAGDFRKGIEELNNMLAIRGQVLPVTTESVTLVGKTKNGERIEGELNITNYGKYLDDIWLEPKNVKPLPETLKAIENADLIILGPGSLFTSVIPNLLVEKVADSVKTSSTPVVYVCNLMTQPCETDGFTVWDHVRWISKVLKGFPDFVVANSKALPHEIVSKYVAQGSMPLLLTPEEREKFKKIGIYLIEDELCKIEEGAVRHDSIKLAECLMKIARSAREREIWKESIQFSGMSG; this is encoded by the coding sequence ATGTCGTCGCTGGTTAGTTTTTTTGCCGGTGCATTTTTGGGTGGAGCCGTGGCTTATATATTTTCTAAGAAAGCAGCTGATCCCACTAACGACGGTATGGCAAAAGACAGGGAAAAAAATAAAGAAAAATATAGGGATGTCTATCTTCGCGCGTCGCGTCAGAGGCTTTCTATGGGGCCCTACGTGGTCGCTATTGGCGGAGGAACAGGGCTGGCTGCTTTGTTGAGGGGTTTGAAATGTTTTACCAGAAATATAACGGCTGTCGTAACGGTGACCGATGAGGGTGGCAGCTCTGGGCGCTTGCGCCAGGAGTGGGGGGTATTGCCGCCGGGTGATATCAGAAATTGCCTTTTAGCTCTTGCTGAAGATGATAGTTCTTTAAACAGGCTTCTTAACTTTCGATTTGATCGCGGAGAATTAACCGGCCACAGTTTGGGCAACCTGCTTCTCCTTGCAGCGACGGAAATAGCTGGTGACTTCAGAAAGGGAATTGAGGAATTGAATAATATGCTGGCTATAAGGGGGCAAGTTCTCCCGGTTACCACTGAAAGCGTTACTTTAGTGGGAAAAACTAAAAACGGCGAGAGAATTGAGGGTGAGTTGAATATCACAAATTACGGCAAATACCTGGACGATATCTGGCTTGAGCCTAAAAACGTTAAGCCACTGCCCGAGACATTGAAGGCAATTGAAAATGCCGATCTTATAATTCTTGGGCCAGGCAGTCTTTTTACCAGTGTCATACCCAACCTCCTTGTGGAAAAAGTCGCCGATTCCGTTAAAACTTCTTCCACGCCGGTTGTTTATGTTTGCAACCTCATGACTCAACCCTGCGAAACCGATGGGTTTACCGTATGGGACCATGTGAGATGGATAAGTAAAGTTTTAAAAGGCTTTCCTGACTTTGTAGTAGCCAATTCGAAGGCTTTACCTCATGAAATTGTATCAAAATATGTTGCCCAAGGTTCGATGCCGTTGTTGTTAACACCCGAGGAAAGGGAGAAGTTCAAGAAAATAGGTATATACTTAATTGAGGATGAGCTATGTAAGATTGAAGAAGGGGCAGTCCGGCATGATTCAATTAAATTAGCCGAATGTCTGATGAAGATAGCAAGAAGTGCGAGGGAAAGGGAAATATGGAAAGAATCGATTCAATTTTCTGGGATGAGTGGATAA
- the rapZ gene encoding RNase adapter RapZ produces MSDIDGNNNKRQIDLPCNNHDEEHGKQGISKCIIITGMSGGGKSTALKILEDIGFYAIDNIPPAILPQLVDMLETHEAAVNNGIVAVIDVRGGILLKGFEDVITTLKSKVSLVKVIFLDANDEILIRRYETTRRRHPLGKDLPLSVMISKERNMVAPVRELADVVIDTSNLNIQELKDALLKSLGMMDAEPSVIITSFGYKYGIPSDCDYVFDVRFLENPFYCPSLRNLTGVDVEVQEYLLNFSETEKFYNESLRLIKLILPLYRKTGKPQVHIAVGCTGGRHRSVAYSEWLAKELSADGENCIIRHRDIEKDKEKVSDVVAG; encoded by the coding sequence ATGTCCGACATTGACGGGAACAATAATAAAAGGCAAATCGATCTACCGTGCAATAACCACGATGAGGAACATGGTAAGCAAGGCATCTCAAAGTGTATTATCATTACAGGAATGTCAGGCGGTGGTAAATCTACCGCTTTGAAGATATTGGAAGACATTGGTTTTTATGCCATAGATAATATTCCGCCGGCAATACTGCCACAATTGGTAGACATGCTTGAAACTCACGAGGCAGCCGTCAATAATGGTATAGTTGCAGTAATTGATGTCAGGGGCGGCATCCTTCTTAAAGGTTTTGAAGATGTTATAACGACGCTCAAAAGCAAAGTGTCCTTAGTTAAAGTGATATTTTTGGATGCCAACGACGAAATATTAATAAGGCGTTATGAAACGACGAGAAGAAGGCACCCTCTGGGCAAAGATCTGCCTTTGAGCGTAATGATCTCGAAAGAGAGGAACATGGTGGCTCCCGTAAGGGAGTTGGCCGATGTTGTCATAGACACGAGTAATTTAAATATTCAAGAGTTAAAGGATGCCTTGTTAAAATCATTGGGCATGATGGATGCGGAACCATCGGTCATCATAACTTCCTTTGGATATAAATATGGCATCCCTTCGGACTGTGATTACGTTTTTGACGTAAGATTCTTGGAAAATCCATTTTATTGCCCATCCCTTCGTAATCTTACCGGGGTTGACGTCGAGGTTCAGGAATATCTGTTAAATTTCAGCGAAACTGAGAAATTTTACAACGAATCTTTGCGTTTGATAAAGTTGATTCTTCCTTTATATCGAAAAACAGGGAAACCGCAGGTGCACATTGCTGTAGGATGTACAGGGGGAAGGCATCGTTCCGTTGCCTATTCCGAATGGCTTGCCAAAGAGCTGTCGGCCGATGGAGAAAATTGTATTATCAGGCATCGGGATATAGAAAAGGATAAGGAGAAAGTGAGCGATGTCGTCGCTGGTTAG
- a CDS encoding MogA/MoaB family molybdenum cofactor biosynthesis protein: MIKKRLIRIYDGEKDVTMAYLHVGNKGETMVDGMVKKIFITAPMPLLPLNESALTLVLSHGVEDSENLVSFDNGEVILKLHSDNEAEIFKGGFLRLSMEYDEWFPINLGILTVSDRRSKGELIDTSAPSLEEISQSIGAVRKNYDIVPDEIDEIQRVVRHWCDDVGLDLILITGGTGISRRDVTPEAILEISDKIIYGIGEYMRWSTSLNNPMSILSRGMAVTRGKTVIVALPGSEKGATECFSAVSPTLRHAVEVLTDRHVRH; encoded by the coding sequence ATGATTAAGAAGAGACTGATAAGAATTTATGATGGCGAAAAGGACGTTACAATGGCATATCTTCATGTAGGTAATAAGGGAGAGACTATGGTCGATGGGATGGTAAAGAAGATTTTTATAACTGCTCCCATGCCTTTGCTTCCCTTAAACGAGTCGGCTCTGACGTTGGTACTATCTCATGGGGTCGAAGACAGCGAAAACCTCGTTTCCTTTGACAACGGAGAGGTTATCTTAAAGTTGCATAGTGACAATGAAGCAGAGATATTCAAGGGTGGATTTTTACGTCTATCTATGGAATATGACGAGTGGTTTCCCATCAACTTGGGGATTTTGACAGTCAGCGACAGAAGAAGCAAAGGAGAGCTGATAGATACATCAGCGCCCTCCCTTGAAGAGATTTCCCAATCCATAGGTGCAGTGAGAAAAAATTACGATATAGTACCTGACGAAATAGACGAAATACAGAGGGTTGTCCGGCATTGGTGTGATGATGTAGGGCTCGATTTAATTTTGATAACTGGGGGCACTGGTATCTCGCGAAGGGATGTCACTCCCGAGGCCATTTTAGAAATATCGGACAAGATTATCTATGGTATAGGCGAGTATATGCGTTGGTCGACATCTTTAAACAATCCCATGTCCATCTTGAGCAGGGGAATGGCTGTAACGAGGGGAAAGACCGTTATAGTTGCCCTTCCCGGGAGTGAAAAAGGGGCTACAGAATGCTTCTCCGCCGTATCTCCTACCTTAAGGCACGCTGTGGAGGTGCTAACAGACAGGCATGTCCGACATTGA
- the moaC gene encoding cyclic pyranopterin monophosphate synthase MoaC, producing MGFGTHLDDSGHPVMVDVGSKDLTSRRAVACGWIILPDKIYNMVDKGDVPKGDVLKVAELAGIMAAKKTWEIIPLCHNIRLDHVKVRCELDELRHGIKVTSEVSAREVTGVEMEALTAVSVALLTIYDMCKGIDKGMHFEAIRLVEKSGGKSGNYLWEDRESAQDD from the coding sequence ATGGGCTTTGGAACGCATCTGGACGATTCAGGCCATCCTGTAATGGTAGATGTTGGTTCGAAAGATCTTACTTCAAGAAGAGCTGTAGCCTGCGGTTGGATCATTTTGCCGGATAAAATATATAATATGGTTGATAAGGGCGATGTCCCAAAAGGCGATGTTTTAAAGGTCGCCGAACTTGCAGGCATAATGGCTGCCAAAAAGACTTGGGAGATAATTCCGCTGTGCCACAACATAAGGCTGGATCATGTGAAGGTTCGGTGCGAATTGGATGAATTACGCCATGGCATAAAGGTAACTTCTGAAGTATCTGCCAGAGAAGTTACAGGCGTAGAGATGGAGGCATTGACGGCAGTTTCCGTAGCCCTTCTGACCATATATGACATGTGCAAAGGAATAGACAAGGGAATGCATTTTGAGGCAATACGCTTGGTCGAAAAAAGCGGCGGCAAAAGCGGCAACTACCTTTGGGAGGATAGGGAAAGTGCACAAGATGATTAA